The Leucobacter viscericola genome includes a window with the following:
- a CDS encoding DEAD/DEAH box helicase: protein MSDYPALAQFSARLGYKLDTFQITACERLEEGRSVLVAAPTGSGKTTVAEFAVYLARRERDARIFYTAPIKALSNQKFHELCAEYGEDEVGLLTGDTNIRGDAPIVVMTTEVLRNMIYAESEALHDLAFVVLDEVHYLGDRFRGAVWEEIILHLPREVRLVSLSATVSNAEEFGDWMHAVRGDTDVVLSEHRPVPLYQHVLTSKDLLPLYVGEDGGLVARGRLNPELRMLEGRGSRGNREGGRGRSSEYGAGGGRNHHDRSHSARGQHGRNQHGRNQYDQNQRSRGRAPVRTKRVSRADIARALDETELLPAIVFVFSRNGCDQAVRQCLYDGIRLTTREERDEIRKVALAEIADMSDEERRVLGVSEWIAGLERGIAAHHAGLLPAFKTVVEQLFQRRLVKLVYATETLALGINMPARAVAIERLDKFNGEERVALTSGEYTQLTGRAGRRGIDTEGHAIVVWNDGVELESLAHLAGARSFPVKSSFRPTANMTVNLLQRMNFEVARDTLELSFAQFQTDRAVVDQARELRAEQESLASYDAAAARAHGSDRKRWEDRARKLRRKVERGRRQIASRTGTIARTFERVVEELLQLEYLEGAAGEPEVTPWGELLRRIYGDRDLLVAECLRHDAFRGLDAAGLAAMCCVLSYEPRRDDDIEPRLPGGAAFAAAHDRVLDTWVQLDDLAERHRLPRTEMPHAGLASTMHAWSRGISIERLLEDTGIGAGDFVRWSKQTIDLLDQIAQACEAGVRAELDEDRLGDLARLAREAKRSIRRGIVEASSSS from the coding sequence GTGAGCGACTACCCCGCGCTCGCGCAGTTCTCTGCCCGCCTCGGCTACAAACTAGATACCTTTCAGATCACCGCCTGTGAGCGCTTGGAAGAGGGGCGCAGCGTGTTGGTCGCGGCGCCGACGGGATCGGGCAAGACCACGGTCGCGGAGTTCGCGGTGTACCTCGCACGGCGCGAGCGAGACGCGCGCATCTTCTACACGGCACCCATCAAGGCGCTCTCGAACCAGAAGTTCCACGAGCTTTGCGCTGAGTACGGTGAAGACGAGGTTGGTCTCCTCACCGGCGACACCAACATTCGCGGGGACGCGCCAATTGTCGTAATGACAACCGAGGTGCTGCGAAACATGATCTACGCCGAGTCAGAGGCTCTGCACGATCTTGCGTTTGTGGTGCTCGACGAGGTGCACTACCTGGGCGACCGCTTTCGCGGGGCCGTGTGGGAAGAGATTATTCTGCACCTACCGCGTGAGGTGCGACTGGTATCACTCTCTGCGACCGTGTCGAACGCGGAAGAGTTTGGTGATTGGATGCACGCGGTGCGCGGCGACACCGACGTTGTGCTCTCGGAGCATCGCCCGGTTCCGCTGTACCAGCACGTCTTAACCTCGAAGGATCTGCTGCCGCTCTACGTTGGCGAAGACGGTGGGCTGGTGGCCCGAGGCCGGTTGAACCCTGAGCTGCGGATGCTTGAGGGAAGAGGCAGCCGGGGCAACCGCGAGGGCGGACGAGGTAGAAGCAGCGAGTACGGCGCGGGCGGGGGACGTAACCACCACGATCGTAGCCACAGCGCGCGTGGTCAGCACGGTCGTAACCAGCACGGCCGCAATCAGTACGATCAAAACCAGCGCAGCCGGGGCCGCGCTCCCGTGCGCACCAAACGAGTGTCGCGTGCCGACATCGCGCGTGCACTCGACGAGACAGAGCTGCTGCCAGCGATCGTGTTTGTGTTTAGTCGCAATGGCTGCGACCAGGCCGTGCGACAGTGCCTGTACGACGGCATCCGTCTGACGACCCGCGAGGAGCGCGACGAGATTCGCAAGGTAGCCCTCGCAGAGATCGCCGACATGAGCGATGAAGAGCGCCGGGTGCTCGGGGTGAGCGAGTGGATCGCGGGCCTCGAACGAGGCATCGCCGCGCACCATGCGGGACTGCTGCCCGCCTTCAAGACCGTGGTCGAACAGCTGTTTCAGCGCCGTCTCGTGAAACTCGTGTACGCAACCGAAACACTGGCGCTCGGCATCAACATGCCCGCTCGGGCCGTTGCGATCGAGCGCCTCGACAAGTTCAATGGCGAAGAGCGCGTGGCGCTGACTTCGGGGGAGTACACCCAGCTCACCGGTCGCGCCGGTCGCCGCGGCATCGACACCGAGGGCCACGCGATCGTTGTCTGGAATGACGGTGTCGAGCTCGAATCGCTCGCGCATCTCGCGGGCGCGCGATCCTTCCCGGTGAAGTCCAGCTTCCGCCCGACAGCCAACATGACCGTGAACCTGCTGCAGCGCATGAACTTTGAGGTTGCGCGCGACACCCTGGAGCTGTCGTTTGCGCAGTTCCAGACGGACCGCGCAGTGGTGGATCAGGCCCGCGAACTGCGCGCCGAACAAGAATCGCTGGCGAGTTACGACGCGGCAGCGGCCCGCGCACACGGTTCTGACCGTAAGCGCTGGGAGGATCGAGCGCGCAAGTTGCGCCGCAAGGTTGAGCGCGGAAGGCGCCAGATCGCTTCCCGCACCGGCACTATTGCGCGCACGTTCGAGCGGGTGGTCGAAGAACTGCTGCAGCTTGAGTATCTCGAGGGCGCGGCGGGTGAGCCCGAGGTGACCCCCTGGGGTGAGCTGCTGCGCAGAATTTACGGTGATCGCGACCTGCTCGTTGCCGAGTGCCTCCGTCACGATGCCTTCCGCGGCCTCGACGCTGCTGGCCTCGCCGCGATGTGCTGTGTGCTCAGTTATGAGCCGCGCCGAGACGATGACATTGAGCCCCGGTTGCCCGGTGGTGCGGCGTTTGCTGCCGCGCACGACCGTGTGCTCGATACCTGGGTGCAACTGGACGATCTCGCGGAGCGCCACCGCCTGCCCCGAACTGAAATGCCTCACGCGGGCCTCGCGTCAACCATGCACGCGTGGTCTCGGGGAATCTCGATCGAGCGCCTGCTTGAAGACACCGGTATCGGCGCCGGAGACTTTGTGCGCTGGTCGAAACAGACCATTGACCTGCTCGATCAGATCGCTCAGGCTTGCGAAGCCGGTGTGCGCGCAGAGCTCGATGAGGATCGGCTCGGCGACCTCGCCCGTCTTGCTCGTGAGGCAAAACGGAGCATTCGTCGTGGCATTGTCGAAGCCTCGAGTTCAAGCTGA
- the lnt gene encoding apolipoprotein N-acyltransferase → MTQSETVPRISLWKALLLAIVGGLLLDAATPSLGWWWVVFPGVAVILVALWQQRIWRGALIGAAAGAAFWMPHISWLTLYLGPVPWLGLCGLMIIWFALFGFLAALTTRGMAITSWLVRRPLLLAGAQALAVAGLWVAREQVQGSLPYGGFPWGRLVHTQADGPLAQSVSWVGFAGLSGLIALACAVPVAVWFMTRSQKASEAAALRDPVPGDPVLSDPVLRRYAPLVAAAASLALLVLLALVPNAALDSRGTLRVAAVQGNSKSGIFDDRESGAVLNDHIRATKTLLDKLEAKGESVDVIVWPENSAEFNFAGNRIGRFQVEELADRANAPIVIGSVMPNEDGTYTNSTLVWGSAGEEPGRYDKNYPVPFAEYMPNRDFFHALAPDLVDLVQLEYTPGKRSPVIDVTTEAGTVRAGLAICFDIIFDQQAVELTRDRAEVIFAQTNNADFGHTDESAQQLAIARMRAIETGRALVNISTVGTSAVVAPDGTDLARLKPFTADAMVAEVPLVEGETPALRFGSAIATLWGLCAVAGIAVGAAALLRRPRKYND, encoded by the coding sequence ATGACGCAGTCAGAAACGGTGCCACGGATTTCGCTGTGGAAGGCGCTGCTCCTCGCCATCGTGGGTGGTTTGCTGCTTGACGCCGCGACGCCGTCACTCGGCTGGTGGTGGGTGGTGTTCCCGGGGGTCGCCGTGATCCTGGTCGCGCTGTGGCAACAGCGGATCTGGCGCGGAGCCCTCATCGGTGCTGCCGCTGGTGCCGCTTTCTGGATGCCTCACATTTCGTGGCTGACGCTGTACCTCGGGCCCGTGCCGTGGCTTGGCCTGTGTGGCCTCATGATTATCTGGTTTGCGCTGTTCGGGTTCCTTGCGGCACTCACGACCCGCGGAATGGCCATCACCTCATGGCTTGTCCGGCGACCGCTGCTGCTCGCTGGCGCTCAAGCCCTTGCCGTGGCGGGGTTGTGGGTCGCGCGCGAGCAGGTGCAGGGATCCCTGCCCTATGGCGGCTTCCCCTGGGGCAGGCTCGTCCACACGCAGGCAGACGGCCCGCTCGCGCAGTCTGTTTCGTGGGTGGGGTTCGCCGGGTTGAGCGGTCTCATCGCGCTGGCCTGCGCGGTGCCAGTAGCCGTGTGGTTTATGACCCGAAGCCAGAAAGCCTCGGAGGCTGCTGCGCTCCGTGATCCTGTGCCCGGTGATCCTGTACTCAGCGATCCTGTGCTCCGCAGGTATGCACCCCTTGTTGCCGCTGCCGCTTCTCTGGCACTTCTTGTGTTGCTCGCGCTGGTTCCCAATGCCGCCCTCGACTCTCGGGGCACCCTGCGGGTTGCCGCGGTGCAGGGCAACTCGAAATCGGGCATTTTTGATGACCGTGAATCTGGTGCGGTGCTGAACGATCACATTCGGGCCACCAAAACCCTGCTCGACAAGTTAGAAGCCAAGGGCGAGTCCGTCGATGTGATCGTCTGGCCCGAGAATAGTGCCGAGTTCAACTTCGCTGGAAACCGCATTGGCCGGTTCCAAGTTGAAGAACTTGCGGATCGCGCGAACGCGCCTATCGTCATCGGCTCGGTGATGCCAAACGAAGACGGCACCTACACCAACAGCACGCTTGTGTGGGGGAGCGCGGGCGAAGAGCCGGGGCGCTACGACAAGAACTACCCTGTGCCGTTCGCCGAGTACATGCCGAACCGCGACTTCTTCCACGCGCTCGCTCCCGATCTTGTGGACCTGGTGCAGCTGGAATACACTCCCGGCAAGCGCTCGCCGGTGATCGATGTGACGACCGAGGCAGGCACCGTGCGAGCGGGCCTCGCGATCTGCTTCGACATCATCTTTGACCAGCAGGCTGTGGAGCTCACCCGAGACCGCGCCGAAGTGATCTTTGCGCAGACCAACAACGCCGACTTCGGTCACACCGACGAGAGTGCCCAGCAGCTCGCGATCGCTCGCATGAGGGCGATCGAGACCGGCCGCGCTCTCGTCAACATCTCAACCGTCGGCACGAGCGCGGTCGTTGCTCCCGACGGCACGGATCTCGCCCGGCTGAAACCGTTCACCGCCGACGCGATGGTCGCGGAGGTGCCGCTTGTTGAGGGTGAAACTCCCGCGCTCCGCTTCGGATCCGCAATCGCGACCCTCTGGGGCCTGTGCGCTGTGGCCGGCATAGCAGTGGGCGCCGCAGCTCTGCTGCGACGCCCACGTAAGTACAACGATTAG
- a CDS encoding extracellular solute-binding protein, which yields MRNSLRKSRVISALAIGAVGALALTSCGGGVSDSGGNDSSDKASSKYVEATSGELNLYTWSDYFPDELVKKFTKDTGIKLNVDYYDSNENLEAKLRASDGAGYDVVVPSDYMVEILKNDNLLMKFDSSTLPNGGNIKDDFLDVYFDEGRQYSTPYLYGTTSFAYDKDVIKEDLTSWNDYFNPPASAGKVGIMNDQVEVVNSALRATGGEFCTTDGTELQAAQDLLTAFKPHVGTINSDAILERLANGEQSMAMIWNGAAHRAMQEKPSLTYVYPKEGIALWQDNFTIPSGAKNVDQAKTFLNWMLDPENMAVAVNFQAYASGVKGTDELMSPKLAKSEAIVIPKGYDLAKPVKPCSNEELTNYTKIFETFKG from the coding sequence ATGCGTAATTCACTGCGAAAATCACGGGTCATCTCGGCGCTCGCCATCGGCGCGGTCGGTGCCCTCGCCCTCACCTCGTGTGGAGGTGGGGTGAGCGATAGCGGCGGCAACGATAGCAGCGACAAGGCTTCATCGAAGTACGTCGAGGCGACGAGCGGCGAGCTCAACCTCTACACCTGGAGCGACTACTTTCCTGACGAGCTCGTGAAGAAATTCACGAAAGACACGGGGATCAAGCTCAACGTCGACTACTACGACAGCAACGAGAACCTCGAGGCCAAACTGCGCGCCTCCGACGGAGCGGGCTACGACGTCGTAGTGCCGAGCGACTACATGGTCGAGATTCTCAAGAACGACAACCTGCTGATGAAGTTCGATTCTTCAACCCTGCCAAACGGCGGCAACATTAAGGACGACTTCCTGGATGTCTACTTCGACGAGGGTCGCCAGTACTCGACCCCGTACCTCTACGGCACGACGTCGTTCGCCTACGACAAGGACGTGATCAAAGAAGATCTCACCTCGTGGAATGACTACTTCAACCCGCCGGCCTCGGCTGGCAAGGTCGGCATTATGAACGACCAGGTTGAGGTCGTGAACTCGGCGTTGCGCGCAACGGGTGGCGAGTTCTGCACGACTGACGGCACCGAGCTGCAGGCGGCACAGGATCTACTCACCGCATTCAAGCCGCACGTTGGCACGATCAACAGCGACGCGATCCTCGAGCGCCTCGCAAACGGCGAGCAGTCGATGGCGATGATCTGGAACGGTGCCGCGCACCGCGCGATGCAGGAGAAGCCGTCACTGACCTACGTGTACCCGAAGGAGGGCATCGCGCTGTGGCAGGACAACTTCACGATCCCGTCGGGCGCCAAGAATGTCGACCAGGCCAAGACCTTCTTGAACTGGATGCTTGATCCCGAGAACATGGCCGTCGCCGTGAACTTCCAGGCCTACGCCTCGGGTGTGAAGGGCACCGACGAGCTGATGTCGCCAAAACTCGCGAAGAGCGAGGCGATCGTGATTCCGAAGGGCTACGATCTCGCGAAGCCGGTGAAGCCCTGCAGCAACGAGGAGCTCACCAACTACACGAAGATCTTCGAGACCTTCAAGGGTTAA
- a CDS encoding ABC transporter permease: MTYTDATKPVNAVSRRDRKPSRALRLRDFPGVGPISIFALIFLYVPIIITTIYAFNDGSSALVWKGFSFRWFGEVAQNANLMSSVWVSLQIAIVATVVATVFSILFALSVERLRRQGSAIATAILTAPLVIPEIVLAVATLGFIRMIGLQPGMFALILAHTSFCIPFALMPIRARLKGLGNTYFEAATDLGATNLQVFRRITLPLLVPGIISGAILAFVISLDDFIISNFLSAAGATPLPVFLFSLIRRGASPAVNVVATMLLVLAIVVTTITFLQSQRRSNKHA; this comes from the coding sequence ATGACCTACACCGATGCAACCAAGCCCGTCAACGCCGTTAGTCGGCGCGACCGCAAACCGTCGCGTGCGCTTCGCCTGCGGGACTTTCCGGGCGTGGGACCCATCTCGATCTTCGCGCTCATCTTTCTCTACGTTCCGATCATCATCACGACGATCTACGCGTTTAACGACGGCTCCTCCGCGCTGGTGTGGAAGGGGTTCAGCTTCCGCTGGTTCGGAGAGGTCGCCCAGAACGCGAACCTGATGAGTTCGGTCTGGGTCTCGCTGCAGATCGCGATTGTCGCAACCGTCGTCGCCACGGTCTTCTCGATCCTGTTTGCGCTGTCGGTGGAGCGGCTACGCAGGCAGGGTAGTGCGATCGCCACCGCGATCCTGACCGCCCCGCTTGTGATCCCGGAGATCGTGCTCGCGGTCGCAACACTCGGCTTCATTCGCATGATCGGGCTGCAGCCCGGAATGTTCGCGCTGATCCTCGCCCACACCTCGTTCTGCATCCCGTTCGCGCTCATGCCGATTAGGGCGCGCCTGAAGGGCCTCGGCAACACCTACTTCGAAGCTGCGACGGACCTGGGTGCGACGAACCTGCAGGTGTTCCGCAGGATCACACTCCCGCTGCTCGTACCGGGCATCATCTCGGGGGCGATCCTGGCGTTTGTGATCTCGCTCGACGACTTCATCATCTCGAATTTCCTCTCGGCCGCGGGGGCGACCCCGCTGCCGGTGTTCCTGTTCAGCCTGATTCGACGCGGCGCGAGCCCAGCCGTCAACGTGGTGGCAACCATGCTGCTTGTGCTCGCCATCGTCGTTACCACCATCACGTTCCTGCAGTCTCAACGAAGGAGTAACAAACATGCGTAA
- a CDS encoding ABC transporter permease: protein MSVQAPERAQDPASQTTPATAAKPNRLRTPRRPGQLGWLASTPAIIIGLLFTVGPLIIIVLFSFMSRPPQGGGVVYDFTLDPYIGFLFQSDFVGNTTFDPRYLQVFGDSLWQALVTTVICLLLSFPLALWMATRSTKLQNFLVLIVTIPFWTNLLVRTYAWMLILNDNGIINNASSALGFGKMELLYTPFASQLGLIYTFLPFMVLPIYASLAGFDFRLAEAAYDLGARKWAVIRRIILPIATPGIISGVLLVFMPAFGSYVQPVLLGGGKVLLIGNLIASQFGDARNWPFGAALSVIILVMLMIALMAIAFYSRKSGRKVEISL, encoded by the coding sequence ATGAGTGTGCAGGCGCCGGAGCGAGCGCAGGATCCTGCCAGCCAGACAACACCCGCGACAGCAGCGAAACCAAACCGTCTGCGCACCCCGCGCCGACCGGGCCAACTGGGGTGGCTCGCGAGCACACCGGCGATCATCATTGGCCTGCTCTTTACCGTTGGCCCGCTCATTATCATCGTGCTGTTCTCGTTCATGTCGCGGCCGCCGCAGGGTGGCGGTGTCGTTTACGACTTCACGCTCGATCCCTACATCGGATTCCTCTTCCAGAGCGACTTCGTCGGTAACACCACCTTCGATCCTCGCTATCTGCAGGTGTTCGGGGACTCGCTCTGGCAGGCGCTGGTCACGACCGTCATCTGTCTGCTGCTGTCATTCCCGCTCGCCCTGTGGATGGCGACTCGCTCCACAAAACTGCAGAACTTCCTCGTGCTGATCGTGACGATCCCGTTCTGGACGAACCTGCTCGTGCGCACCTACGCCTGGATGCTGATCCTGAACGACAACGGGATCATCAACAATGCGTCATCTGCCCTGGGCTTCGGCAAGATGGAGTTGCTCTACACCCCCTTCGCCTCGCAGCTCGGCCTGATCTACACGTTCCTGCCGTTTATGGTGCTGCCGATCTACGCGTCACTTGCGGGCTTCGACTTCCGGCTCGCGGAGGCCGCGTACGATCTCGGCGCGCGCAAATGGGCCGTGATCCGGCGCATCATCTTGCCGATTGCGACTCCGGGAATCATCTCGGGTGTGCTGCTGGTGTTCATGCCCGCGTTCGGCTCGTACGTGCAGCCCGTGTTGCTCGGCGGCGGCAAAGTGCTGTTGATCGGTAACCTCATCGCCTCACAGTTTGGAGATGCCCGCAACTGGCCATTCGGTGCAGCACTCTCCGTCATCATTCTCGTCATGCTGATGATCGCGCTCATGGCGATCGCGTTCTACTCCCGAAAGTCGGGACGAAAGGTGGAGATCTCGCTATGA
- a CDS encoding ABC transporter ATP-binding protein, producing MTTPIPTISGFDRIAPEDSPSRELTISHARKSFMTPEKVSLNAIDDVSFSIKQGEFFVMLGPSGCGKTTLLRSIAGLETLDEGQILLGSRRIDQLAPHDRPVNTVFQSYALFPHLTISENIAFGLQMERKSKAEIRDRVQEMLDLVQLSQMANRKPDQLSGGQQQRVALARALAKQPEVLLLDEPLAALDLKLRRGMQSELKRLQRTTGITFVFVTHDQEEALSMGDRIAVFNQGRPEQIGTPEEIYEKPVSRFVADFIGETNFIKTPATRVDVGGDDLIQVQLPGGDPVVLPKSVPTPDGTVTVTIRPERISLAPGGHRFASGTISKLVYMGTDLRCTIALDDGTQVSVRVPPPFHEGLQPEALVSLYAETTALRPLSPEPAEVRS from the coding sequence ATGACAACGCCCATCCCGACCATCAGCGGGTTCGACCGTATTGCCCCCGAAGACTCCCCCTCCCGAGAACTCACAATCTCACACGCGCGTAAGTCGTTTATGACGCCGGAGAAGGTCTCCCTGAACGCGATCGACGACGTGTCGTTCTCGATCAAGCAGGGTGAGTTCTTTGTGATGCTTGGCCCCTCGGGCTGCGGGAAGACCACGCTGCTTCGCAGCATTGCCGGGCTGGAAACGCTCGACGAGGGTCAGATCTTGCTCGGCAGCCGCCGCATCGATCAGCTCGCTCCCCACGATCGCCCGGTCAACACGGTGTTTCAGTCGTACGCGCTGTTCCCCCACCTCACGATCTCCGAAAACATCGCGTTTGGTCTGCAGATGGAGCGCAAGTCAAAAGCCGAGATTCGCGACCGCGTCCAAGAGATGTTGGATCTCGTGCAGCTCTCGCAGATGGCCAACCGCAAGCCCGACCAGCTCTCCGGCGGCCAGCAGCAGCGTGTGGCGCTCGCCCGGGCCCTTGCCAAGCAACCGGAGGTGCTGCTGCTCGATGAGCCGCTCGCGGCACTTGATCTCAAGCTTCGCCGCGGTATGCAGAGCGAACTCAAGCGCCTGCAGCGCACGACGGGTATCACCTTCGTGTTTGTGACCCACGATCAAGAAGAGGCCCTGAGCATGGGCGACCGGATCGCGGTGTTTAATCAGGGGCGACCCGAACAGATCGGCACACCCGAAGAAATCTACGAGAAGCCGGTCAGCCGCTTCGTCGCCGACTTCATCGGTGAGACCAACTTCATCAAGACCCCGGCTACCAGAGTGGATGTCGGGGGCGACGATCTCATTCAGGTGCAACTGCCGGGTGGCGATCCCGTGGTGCTGCCAAAGTCGGTTCCAACACCCGACGGTACCGTCACGGTTACGATCCGCCCGGAGCGGATCAGCCTCGCCCCGGGCGGACACCGCTTTGCGAGCGGCACGATCTCAAAGCTGGTCTACATGGGCACGGACCTTCGCTGCACCATAGCGCTCGACGACGGCACTCAGGTGAGCGTGCGGGTTCCGCCGCCGTTTCACGAGGGACTCCAGCCGGAAGCTCTTGTTTCGCTCTATGCAGAGACGACCGCGCTGCGGCCGCTCAGCCCCGAACCCGCTGAGGTGCGCTCATGA
- a CDS encoding TetR/AcrR family transcriptional regulator, with protein MSAPRSLELQPRKPGRPRRPPLNEALIAQAALDIIDEFGWSACTMAALARRLGVRAPSLYHYVSGQQEIVDLVRELVVSEIHDPAIVNLPWPEAMHRFGVAYYRAFTNHPNVIQVLSTTPVRDAATLQMYETFLQTLHRDGWEGARAFEALLGIEHLALGFAFEWNAEDLMLDSAIAAGLGAPLLAEITRDRTDQTNIAEASYLSLLRRYIEMFRLELTADR; from the coding sequence ATGAGCGCACCGCGAAGCCTAGAACTGCAGCCACGCAAGCCCGGGCGTCCGCGCCGTCCGCCGCTCAACGAGGCTCTCATTGCGCAGGCTGCGCTTGACATTATTGATGAGTTCGGATGGAGCGCCTGCACTATGGCGGCGCTTGCGAGGCGCCTGGGTGTTCGCGCACCCTCGCTCTACCACTACGTCAGCGGGCAACAGGAGATCGTTGACCTGGTGCGGGAGCTGGTGGTGAGTGAGATCCACGATCCCGCCATCGTGAACCTGCCCTGGCCCGAGGCGATGCACCGCTTCGGCGTTGCGTACTACCGCGCTTTCACAAACCACCCCAACGTGATTCAGGTACTCAGTACAACTCCCGTGCGCGACGCGGCAACCCTCCAGATGTACGAGACCTTCTTGCAGACGCTGCACCGCGACGGCTGGGAAGGAGCACGCGCTTTCGAGGCACTGCTCGGCATCGAGCACCTCGCGCTCGGGTTCGCGTTCGAGTGGAACGCAGAAGACCTCATGCTCGACTCGGCCATCGCGGCGGGGCTTGGGGCCCCGCTGCTCGCTGAGATCACGCGAGATCGCACCGATCAGACAAACATTGCCGAGGCGAGTTACCTCAGCCTGCTCCGACGCTACATAGAAATGTTCAGGCTTGAACTGACAGCGGATCGCTAG
- a CDS encoding dihydrofolate reductase family protein has protein sequence MGRIHIDLFTTLDGVAQAPGGPEEDPSDGFQFGGWQAPLIDEVVGQQVQDGIASMDALLLGRKTYDIFAAYWPHQEGGTDDSIARRFNRVPKYVASRQTLHLEWPGSSLLGPNLAEAISELRERHDEVHVIGSLDFVQSLLEESLYDQLTLWVYPILLGRGKRVFEDGAIPTSLKLLEPVVVSPSGAIMQRYERLEGRPLTGDMSARD, from the coding sequence ATGGGACGCATCCACATCGACCTGTTCACCACGCTCGACGGGGTTGCGCAAGCTCCCGGCGGACCAGAGGAAGACCCGTCAGACGGGTTTCAGTTTGGGGGTTGGCAAGCCCCGCTCATTGACGAGGTCGTTGGCCAGCAGGTGCAAGACGGGATCGCGAGCATGGACGCGCTGCTGCTCGGCCGCAAAACCTACGACATCTTTGCCGCGTACTGGCCGCACCAAGAGGGCGGAACCGACGACAGCATTGCCAGGCGATTCAATCGGGTTCCGAAGTACGTTGCGTCTCGCCAGACTCTTCATCTTGAGTGGCCCGGATCCTCACTTCTCGGCCCGAACCTCGCCGAGGCGATCAGCGAGTTGCGCGAGCGGCACGACGAGGTTCACGTCATCGGCAGCCTCGACTTTGTGCAGTCACTTCTTGAAGAGAGCCTCTACGATCAACTGACGCTGTGGGTGTACCCGATCCTGCTGGGGCGCGGAAAGCGGGTGTTCGAAGACGGTGCGATTCCCACCTCGCTCAAACTGCTGGAGCCGGTCGTCGTCTCCCCCAGCGGCGCGATCATGCAGCGCTACGAGCGCCTCGAGGGCAGACCACTCACCGGCGATATGAGCGCGCGCGACTAG
- a CDS encoding RNA polymerase-binding protein RbpA produces the protein MADRTLRGTRIGATSLQGEEGVELSPRRAVEYLTDRGRAFTVMFDADAEPPVEWVDQRSGEVGFLDDEAGRTARTEFEEKEASQRTPWDMLIERRSREELEELLEERLQLLRARRGGAD, from the coding sequence ATGGCTGATCGGACGCTTCGCGGCACGCGCATCGGCGCGACAAGCTTGCAGGGCGAAGAGGGTGTTGAACTCTCCCCTAGACGCGCCGTCGAGTACCTCACCGACCGAGGCCGCGCCTTCACCGTCATGTTTGATGCCGATGCGGAACCCCCCGTTGAGTGGGTGGATCAGAGAAGTGGAGAGGTGGGGTTTCTCGACGACGAAGCTGGGCGGACCGCCCGCACCGAGTTCGAGGAAAAAGAAGCCTCTCAACGAACGCCCTGGGACATGCTGATCGAGCGCCGCAGCCGCGAGGAACTCGAAGAGCTCTTAGAAGAGCGTCTTCAGTTGCTCCGCGCGCGCCGCGGAGGCGCAGACTAG
- a CDS encoding DUF4097 family beta strand repeat-containing protein, producing the protein MNTFATPNPITAMIDMSTRSNILVVAEDRQDTTVEIVPRSFRRGADQRMMDQMTVDFSNGLLQVILKPAHLYNWFDFGAAVDVTVRMPSGSNLTASSGMGNLRCEGDFDAAELRSGKGEIRIDRCTSLRSRTGHGDTYIGQVTGAVDVSTGNGTLRVGSLAGDGVVKTANGDVYVSEVSGRVRLKSAHGNMMVSQSSGELELKSSNGNLRVEDALRGSVSLRTANGALAVGVHEGTAAWLDLNSSSGRVRNELGEASGPGEARATVEVTARTSHGDITIRRSTPIAA; encoded by the coding sequence ATGAACACGTTTGCAACCCCGAACCCAATCACCGCGATGATCGACATGTCGACGCGCTCCAACATTCTGGTCGTCGCCGAGGATCGCCAAGACACCACGGTTGAAATTGTGCCCAGGTCATTTCGACGAGGTGCAGACCAGCGAATGATGGATCAGATGACGGTCGATTTCTCGAACGGTCTCCTCCAGGTGATCCTCAAGCCCGCCCACCTGTATAACTGGTTCGATTTTGGGGCCGCGGTGGATGTCACCGTCAGAATGCCAAGTGGTAGCAACCTCACCGCAAGCTCCGGCATGGGAAACCTGCGCTGCGAGGGTGACTTCGACGCCGCCGAGCTGCGATCAGGCAAGGGTGAGATCAGGATCGACCGCTGCACCAGCCTGCGCTCACGCACCGGTCACGGAGACACGTACATCGGTCAGGTAACTGGGGCCGTCGACGTTTCTACTGGCAACGGGACGCTTCGCGTCGGCAGCCTCGCCGGAGACGGCGTCGTGAAGACGGCAAACGGTGACGTGTATGTATCCGAGGTTTCCGGGCGAGTTCGCCTGAAGAGTGCACACGGCAACATGATGGTGAGCCAATCGTCTGGTGAGCTGGAATTGAAGTCTTCAAACGGAAACCTGCGCGTAGAAGACGCGCTTCGGGGTTCGGTCTCCCTGCGAACCGCCAACGGGGCACTCGCCGTGGGGGTGCACGAGGGAACCGCTGCCTGGCTCGACCTCAACTCGTCCAGCGGTCGGGTGCGCAACGAGCTTGGCGAGGCGAGCGGCCCGGGCGAGGCACGGGCAACGGTAGAGGTAACGGCGCGCACGAGCCACGGCGACATTACAATCCGCCGATCCACCCCGATCGCCGCCTAG